In the genome of Euzebyales bacterium, one region contains:
- the gyrB gene encoding DNA topoisomerase (ATP-hydrolyzing) subunit B: protein MSTSPSEYGAKDITVLEGLEAVRKRPGMYIGSTGPRGLHHLVYEVVDNSVDEAMADRCSQIDVLLGTDGSVRVSDNGRGIPVEEHPTLHRSALEVVLTVLHAGGKFDNKSYAVSGGLHGVGVSVVNALSERLVAEVRRDGRLYRQTFRRGVPDAPVADVGDAQGTGTTITFWADPDIFETLDYNWDTLITRFRETAFLTAGLRITVTDERDLDEAGEPRRLDFRFDGGLRDFVSHLSHAKEPLHDSIISFSAAEDDEAGPQEVDIALQWNGSFHDSIHTFANTINTHEGGTHEEGFKKALTGVVNRVARDSGLFKPTSKEKDLTLTGEDIREGLVAIVSVKLADPQFEGQTKTKLGNTEVRSFVERTCNEHLKNWFAEHPQETRVIVNKAIQGARARLAARKARDLTRRKGLLESHSLPGKLADCQSSDAAETEIFVVEGDSAGGSSKQARDRRIQAILPIRGKILNVEKARLGKALENREIQALITAIGTGIGDEFDVEKLRYHKIVMLMDADVDGAHIRTLVLTFLFRHMRELIETGHVYIAQPPLYQITPANSKDKHRDARYAFSDNERDAILLELRGAVNGNGKARKFDIFRFKGLGEMDPEQLWETTMNPSARVMRQVTMEDAAAADKLFTTLMGDDVEARRDFIVRNAKDVRFLDV from the coding sequence GTGAGCACGAGTCCATCGGAGTACGGCGCGAAGGACATCACGGTCCTCGAGGGCCTCGAGGCCGTGCGCAAGCGTCCGGGCATGTACATCGGGTCGACCGGTCCGCGTGGCCTCCACCACCTGGTCTACGAGGTCGTCGACAACTCGGTCGACGAGGCGATGGCCGACCGCTGCAGCCAGATCGACGTCCTGCTCGGGACGGACGGCTCGGTCCGCGTGTCCGACAACGGTCGGGGGATCCCCGTCGAGGAGCACCCGACCCTGCACCGCTCGGCGCTGGAGGTCGTGCTCACCGTCCTGCATGCCGGCGGCAAGTTCGACAACAAGTCGTACGCGGTCTCCGGCGGGCTCCACGGAGTCGGCGTGTCGGTCGTCAACGCGCTGTCCGAGCGCCTGGTGGCCGAGGTGCGCCGCGACGGCCGGCTGTACCGGCAGACGTTCCGCCGCGGGGTGCCGGATGCGCCGGTCGCCGACGTCGGCGACGCACAGGGAACCGGCACGACGATCACGTTCTGGGCTGACCCCGACATCTTCGAGACGCTGGACTACAACTGGGACACGCTGATCACGCGGTTCCGTGAGACCGCGTTTCTGACCGCGGGCCTGCGCATCACCGTCACCGACGAGCGCGACCTCGACGAGGCCGGTGAACCGCGCCGCCTCGACTTCCGCTTCGACGGCGGGTTGCGGGACTTCGTGAGCCACCTCTCACACGCGAAGGAGCCGCTGCACGACTCGATCATCTCGTTCAGCGCAGCCGAGGACGACGAGGCCGGGCCTCAGGAGGTCGACATCGCCCTGCAGTGGAACGGCAGCTTCCACGACTCGATCCACACCTTCGCCAACACGATCAACACCCATGAGGGCGGTACGCACGAGGAGGGCTTCAAGAAGGCCCTGACCGGCGTGGTCAACCGCGTGGCGCGCGACTCCGGCCTGTTCAAGCCGACCAGCAAGGAGAAGGACCTCACGCTGACCGGTGAGGACATCCGCGAGGGCCTGGTCGCGATCGTCTCGGTCAAGCTCGCCGACCCACAGTTCGAGGGCCAGACGAAGACGAAGCTGGGCAACACCGAGGTCCGCAGCTTCGTCGAGCGCACCTGCAACGAGCACCTCAAGAACTGGTTCGCGGAGCATCCGCAGGAGACGCGGGTGATCGTCAACAAGGCGATCCAGGGCGCGCGTGCCAGACTCGCGGCGCGCAAGGCCCGCGACCTGACGCGACGCAAGGGCCTGCTCGAGTCGCACTCGCTGCCCGGCAAGCTGGCGGACTGCCAGTCCAGCGATGCTGCCGAGACCGAGATCTTCGTGGTCGAGGGGGACTCTGCGGGTGGCTCGTCCAAGCAGGCCCGCGACCGGCGGATCCAGGCGATCCTGCCGATCCGCGGCAAGATCCTCAACGTCGAGAAGGCGCGTTTGGGCAAGGCGCTCGAGAACCGCGAGATCCAGGCGCTGATCACCGCGATCGGCACTGGGATCGGCGACGAGTTCGACGTCGAGAAGTTGCGGTACCACAAGATCGTGATGCTCATGGACGCCGACGTCGACGGCGCCCACATCCGCACGTTGGTGCTGACGTTCCTGTTCCGCCACATGCGCGAACTGATCGAGACGGGTCATGTGTACATCGCCCAGCCGCCGCTGTACCAGATCACGCCGGCGAACAGCAAGGACAAGCACCGCGACGCGCGGTACGCGTTCAGCGACAACGAGCGCGACGCGATCCTGCTGGAGCTGCGTGGGGCGGTCAACGGCAACGGCAAGGCGCGAAAGTTCGACATCTTCCGCTTCAAGGGGCTCGGTGAGATGGACCCGGAGCAGCTGTGGGAGACCACGATGAACCCGTCGGCGCGGGTCATGCGCCAGGTGACCATGGAGGACGCCGCCGCCGCCGACAAGCTGTTCACGACGTTGATGGGCGACGACGTCGAGGCACGCCGCGACTTCATCGTGCGCAACGCCAAGGACGTCCGCTTCCTGGACGTCTGA